In Eschrichtius robustus isolate mEscRob2 chromosome 2, mEscRob2.pri, whole genome shotgun sequence, a single window of DNA contains:
- the LOC137758929 gene encoding LOW QUALITY PROTEIN: protocadherin alpha-2-like (The sequence of the model RefSeq protein was modified relative to this genomic sequence to represent the inferred CDS: deleted 1 base in 1 codon): MVSSKSRGGEVRCLLLSLLLLAAGEARSSQVHYSVPEEAKHGTFVGRIAQDLGLELAELVPRLFRVASKGRGDLLEVNLQNGILFVNSRIDREELCGRSAECSIHLEVIVDRPLQVFHVAVEVKDINDNPPVFPVTVKTIRFHESRLLDSRFPLEGAFDADVGVNALLSYKLSSSEFFFLDIQTNDELSQSLSLVLRKSLDREETAEINLLLVATDRGKPELTGTVQLLIKVLDVNDNEPTFDQSVYKVQLLENIANGSLVIKLNSSDADEGSNSEIVYSFSGDVSPNIKTKFKIDPSSGEIRTKGQLDYEEVKSYEIQVIAYDNGTPPMSGHCKISVKLVDINDNTPEVSITSLSHPIREDAPLGTVIALITVSDRDSGANGQVTCTLNPHDFFKLVSTFKNYYSLVLDSALDRENLANYEVVVTARDGGSPSLSTTASVSVEVSDVNDNAPAFAQPEYTVFVKENNPPGCHIFTVSARDADAQENALVSYSLVERRVGERALSSYVSVHAESGKVYVLQPLDHEELELLQFQVSARDAGVPPLGSNVTLQVFVLDENDNAPALLPPGQGGGAGALSQRVARSVGAGHVVAKVRAVDADSGYNAWLSYELQPAAGGARSPFRVGLYTGEISTTRALDEADAPRQRLLVLVKDHGEPALTATATVLLSLEDSGQAPKASSRASTGAAGAEAALVDVNVYLIIAICAVSSLLVLTLLLYAALRCSAPPSEGACGPGKPTLVCSSAVGSWSYSQQRRQRCALGRGRPRQTSWPSAHVSHPAPLVGIEKSSWM, from the exons ATGGTGTCTTCTAAGAGTAGGGGCGGAGAGGTCAGGTGTCTGCTACTCTCGCTTTTGCTCCTCGCTGCAGGGGAGGCCAGGAGCAGCCAGGTCCACTACTCCGTCCCCGAGGAGGCCAAACACGGCACCTTCGTGGGCCGCATCGCCCAGGACCTAGGGCTGGAGCTGGCGGAGCTGGTGCCGCGTCTGTTCCGGGTAGCATCCAAAGGCCGCGGGGACCTTCTGGAGGTAAATCTGCAGAATGGCATTTTGTTTGTGAATTCTCGGATCGACCGGGAGGAGCTGTGCGGGCGGAGCGCGGAGTGCAGCATCCACCTGGAGGTGATCGTGGACCGGCCGCTGCAGGTGTTCCATGTGGCGGTGGAGGTGAAGGACATTAACGACAATCCGCCAGTATTTCCAGTGACAGTAAAGACTATCCGGTTTCACGAATCGAGGCTGCTTGACTCGCGGTTTCCTCTAGAGGGGGCGTTTGATGCAGATGTCGGAGTAAATGCTCTTCTCTCCTACAAGCTCAGCTCCAGTGAGTTTTTCTTTCTAGATATACAGACAAATGATGAACTAAGCCAGTCTTTGTCTCTTGTGCTGAGGAAATCTCTGGACAGAGAGGAAACTGCCGAGATTAATTTGTTACTGGTGGCTACTGATAGGGGCAAACCTGAGCTCACAGGCACCGTTCAACTGCTTATTAAGGTATTAGATGTGAATGACAACGAACCTACTTTTGACCAATCAGTTTACAAAGTACAGTTGTTAGAGAACATCGCAAACGGATCCTTGGTGATTAAATTAAATTCTTCTGATGCAGATGAAGGATCAAACAGCGAGATTGTGTATTCATTTAGTGGTGATGTGTCCCCCAATATAAAGACCAAGTTCAAAATAGATCCCAGCTCAGGGGAAATCAGAACTAAGGGACAATTAGATTATGAGGAAGTGAAATCTTATGAGATTCAAGTCATTGCCTATGACAACGGGACTCCACCAATGTCTGGGCACTGTAAAATTTCAGTAAAACTTGTGGACATCAATGATAACACACCAGAAGTCTCAATCACGTCTCTTTCACATCCCATCCGAGAGGATGCTCCGCTGGGAACAGTCATCGCCCTCATCACAGTGTCTGACCGCGACTCCGGTGCCAACGGGCAGGTGACCTGCACCCTGAACCCCCATGACTTCTTCAAACTGGTGTCCACCTTCAAGAATTACTATTCTCTGGTGTTGGACAGCGCCCTGGATCGCGAGAACCTGGCGAACTATGAGGTGGTGGTGACCGCGAGGGACGGGGGCTCGCCTTCGCTGTCGACCACGGCCAGCGTGTCCGTGGAGGTGTCCGACGTGAACGACAACGCGCCCGCGTTCGCGCAGCCCGAGTACACGGTGTTCGTGAAGGAGAACAACCCGCCCGGCTGCCACATCTTCACGGTGTCGGCGCGGGACGCGGACGCGCAGGAGAACGCGCTGGTGTCTTACTCGCTGGTGGAGCGGCGGGTGGGCGAGCGAGCCCTGTCGAGCTACGTGTCGGTGCACGCGGAGAGCGGCAAGGTGTACGTGCTGCAGCCGCTGGACCACGAGGAGCTGGAGCTGCTGCAGTTCCAGGTGAGCGCGCGCGACGCGGGCGTGCCGCCTCTGGGCAGCAACGTGACGCTGCAGGTGTTCGTGCTGGACGAGAACGACAACGCGCCCGCACTGCTGCCGCCCGGGCAGGGCGGCGGGGCGGGCGCACTGAGCCAGCGGGTGGCTCGGTCGGTGGGCGCGGGCCACGTGGTGGCGAAGGTGCGCGCGGTGGACGCGGACTCGGGCTACAACGCGTGGCTGTCGTACGAGCTGCAGCCGGCGGCGGGTGGCGCGCGCAGCCCGTTCCGCGTGGGGCTGTACACGGGCGAGATCAGCACGACGCGCGCCCTGGACGAGGCGGACGCGCCGCGCCAGCGCCTGCTGGTGCTGGTGAAGGACCATGGCGAGCCGGCGCTGACGGCCACGGCCACCGTGCTGCTGTCGCTGGAGGACAGCGGCCAGGCGCCCAAGGCCTCTTCGCGGGCGTCGACGGGCGCCGCTGGCGCGGAGGCCGCTCTGGTGGATGTGAACGTGTACCTGATCATCGCCATCTGCGCGGTGTCCAGCCTGTTGGTGCTCACGCTGCTGCTGTACGCGGCGCTGCGGTGCTCGGCGCCGCCCAGCGAGGGCGCGTGCGGGCCCGGGAAGCCCACGCTGGTGTGCTCCAGCGCGGTGGGGAGCTGGTCTTACTCGCAGCAGAGGCGGCAGAGG TGTGCTCTGGGGAGGGGCCGCCCAAGGCAGACCTCATGGCCTTCAGCCCATGTCTCCCACCCGGCCCCATTAGTGGGGATAGAGAAGAGCAGCTGGATGTGA